The segment TCGCTTTCAAGTGAAAGCTTTCTAATCAGtaattaattagctgattaatCAGTCACTACCAAATCAAACCGGATGAGCCTCTCCCCCTGGCTTATCCGCGCCATTCTCTGCCGCTGCCCGTAGCTTCACCCAGATTCTCGTGAACATCCGGAACCGGCACAACAACGTGGTCCCCACCATGGCCCAGGGGGTGTTGGAGTTCAAGGAGGCGTTCGGCGTGGACCCCGTCACCAACCAGAACGTCCAGTACTTCCTGGACCGCTTCTACATGAGCCGCATCTCCACACGCATGCTCATGAACCAGCACAGTCAGTATAGCACTCTGTAATACGTGTGAGTTGATCGACACAGAAATAACTGCGTCTGGCTTGAGTGTCAGCGCTGTTTCTAAAATGAagtgaatacctttgcaaaagtattcataacccAGGAACCTTTTCACGTTTTTTGCAATATTGCGTGCGTTTTACTGCCGTTTTATTGTGGTAGGCTGACAACAAGTAGAGCATGATCATGAAGTCAAGGTTTATTGTGTTTTGACTGATAGAAATCATAAAGACGCGAGGGACATTTGGATTTAGCCCCCCCAAGTCACCATACgccttggctgcttctctgctgATCCGCATTTTTCCCGTTCTCTTACTGTTTCCAATAAACGTCTATACCTCTGGGTGTTACTTTATAACCTACAGTAACTCTGCGTTGATTCACGCCACAGCTGCATacctggcctgtctgctgtttcCCTTGCTTCTGCTGgtgttgtttgttcactaaaACTAAAAACCTCATCTCCTCAAAGAGCATCTGCATTTatactagtgttgcaccgataccagccccggtccagcactaaaatggtggtattggtatcggtgagtaccaacaaatagggtccgataccattttgatgtttgtatgtcacttgaacgcagctttctctctcccgactagtattatacatgttatataagttcatgaaagtttcACTATTTTGCCATTTAAGAGCCAAatgggtttaaaagagattattcaattattcatGTAATTTTAaggtcttactgttgcactactattatacgtgttataatttcacgaatgttgcactattttggcatttcagagccaaaagtttattcaactattgtcgcccattccaggtaggcaataaaaagttctactaccataagtagtatgcagttcttcatatatacacacacagcgCCATCGTCTGATTTGGTTGAAGACAAACATGCAGAAGCAGAAGGGTGCAACGCCAAAGTGGAAGATAAAAGATGTGTGAAAGGAAAGCTGTTTGGCAGTGGGCAGGAGAGGATGACGCTGAGCTTGTTCCTGATTCTACtgaagaatgtgttcagctTATTGGTTCTGTGCAGACTTCCTTCTGTTCTGTcttcctcctgcttcatccCTGGCCACACATCTCCTCTGATGTTGTTCTGCTAGAGCTTTCTCTCCAGCTCTTATCTCGGCTCTAACTTGCCTCTGTACTCCTCAGTaattccctctctccctccctgaaGGCTATTTGTTTCATTTAGCAGTTCCTTCAGGTCACTGGTGATCCAGGGTTTGTTGTGGTTTAGACGTTAcggtcaggcagtcttgtagacagctcaggggtccgatcaggtagtgacacagtttACCATAATGCTCCAAATGGTCTTTGAGCGGACCGGCCTTGTTGCCAACCAAAGTTATACttccacattttaacagatttttgagcacattgtaccacataaaatcagtcagtaagcacaacggtaaccatatattgaattgaattgaattgaattgaatatataaggtgcaccatcaatttttaagaaaatttaaggattttaagtgcgccttatagtctgaaaaatacggtagacATGGCGGAATGGCAGGCATAcgattgcaaaaataaaaccacacgTACGCAAAGCGAATTCCCGACCCATCGCAAGATGTGAGCGTGCGAGACCAAGCAGCCGCAGCATGGCGTGCCGACTTGCGGTATGATGGGAAGCCATGATTACGCTCTCCTTGGTGCAGCTCCTACGTCACCTCCAGGTTTCTGGTTCAGTTAGTAATGGCCAATGCTCGACGATCGCTTATAGTCTGCTATCGCAAATGTTTTTGCGTCAGGAGGTAGTTATGTAGCATGTGTCAAGTATGAATGTATTGATGTGTTATACCAAGAATAGGCACAtttgaacagaaaatggttGTAAACTTTAGTTTAACTTTAAGAACAGTAGTGGACTTATAAAGGGACATCTCAAATAGGGCTGTGCAGCATACTACTAATGTATCGTTATCGCAATATTACAGTATTTGAGCTAATTATTTACGTACCATGCGTTCTCTCTCTAAGCCTGTGAAATATTCGGTGACCTGTTGTTTAATGCAGCATAGAAACCTTTACAGTATAAATAGTTGGTAAGTTGCTAAAGGCGTTAACTTTCTCAGGTAAACCGTGTTGTTGAGTTGGAAATATGGATTCAACCAAAGAATCCCACATCTTATTGTTATTGCAATATTCACCAACATTATCGTGCAGCCTTACTCTGAAGGCAAATAGAGtcagttctttttaaaaatttataaatattgtgCATTTTGTGTGCCATCGCACCTCTAACGGAGAGGTCTAGACAGGATTTTGTGGTTATGACGTGACAAAGCGTGAAAAGGTTCACCGTGTACAAAGCACTGTATGCCAACAAATAAATTCCCTCACACAGACCTCAGATGGTTTAGTGCTAATCCTCAAcacgccacacacacacacacacacacacacacacaaccaggaCTGTCTGTCCAGCACGTTGGCTCACTGCGAGTCCTGCTTCATAATGTTTGTTGTGTGTCTCCCGTAGCATTAATCTTTGATGGCAGCGTAAATCCAGCCCATCCCAAACACATCGGCAGCATCGACCCCAGCTGTGACGTGGCGGAGGTCGTAAAGGGTAATCAGTGATCTTCACCTACCgtctgtacacacacacacacacacacacacacacacacacacacacacacacacacacacacacacacacacacacacgtctcaTTTCCAGTTTCCATCGACGTTTGTTTTTACGATTCCTCCTTGTTTGACCAGATTATACATTTTGATGTGCAAATATCTACTTTAAAGAGGAAGCAGTGTTGTCACAGTGTGTACAGAATACGGTGGGAACTGCTCAGAGTTTTTGTGATCTTGTCCTTATGACATAAAAACACGGTTTGATACCAAGTTGCCGTGTTCACTGTTGTTAAAGATTCTTGTAAAGATGTTTTAAGGATGTGTAATTTGTCACGTCGCAGATGCGTATGAGACCTCGAAAATGCTGTGTGAGCAGTATTACCTCACCTCGCCTGATATGGAGATCAAGGAAGTCAACTGTAAGTCAAAGGGAACGcatgctttctgtttttatgcagctTTGTTTTAGTCAGTAGGCAGCTTCTGACCTCtctgttgtagtttttttttctttcttatttttcgTAATCAGCAGGTTCTCGTGTTTTGTGATGTAACTGAGGGTCATGGTGTCTACTTCCTGTCAAGTGACTCTGACAAAAACCCTTTAGTCagagttaaaacaaaaacaactcaaTTTGAACCATAAAGGTTACTCCTGGAATTAATTTTTATAACGCTTACCTTTGCAGTTGATACGAGGCGTTCTTCAAAAAATTTTCTAAAATGCCGTAAGCGCATTCTGGCAGTTTAAACGTGTGGATGCTCAAGGCATGTTTGTGGAGGATAAAATGTTAGGGTTGCTTTTATTTGTGCTAACGTTTGTGTAGGTTTTACTTTTACACGTCCCTTCAGATCTGAAAAAGAACGCCCAgcctaagaaaaataaaatcctgggtTTAGTGACCTACACAGATTAGGCATATTGTTATGGCCTCTGACCAGTGATTTGAACTGCACCAATGATCTCCTCATCTGTGAGTGGGCGGGATACATTTGGCAGAAAGTGAACGCGTTATCCTTAAAGCTGATggtaaaagcaggaaaaagggTACAGGCATCTGAGACTCCTCTGGTTTGATGTTGCTGGTCTACACAGTGGGTGGTTTCTATCACAGctgctaaccctaacccaaaggAGGAAGATGGTAAAACCAACGACTGGATCACGGTCCATGGATGTACATTGGAGTGAAGACCGGGCTGTCTGGTCCAATCCAGCAGACAAGCAAAATGAACTATCCCTATTCCTGCACAATTACAAACAAGAACAGTTTATTGGCACAATCCTCCGGAGGAATCAAGGCTTCATCGAGGAACTTTTCTtcgttttctttgacataaatggctaCGTTTTGGGTAAATGATATTTTCCTATGTGAATGGTCAACCCCCTCATTCTGCCATTGGCAAAGAAAGGTCGTCCCGGGTTGTCCCCAGTTCTTAATTCctcctcctaaaaaaaaaagcctggatCAATTGTTATTATCAAATTACATCTTATAACTCAAAATACACtgattaataaacatttttcttaaccagagAAAATAAATTCGGGTATAGCTGCTTTAATGTGGCTCATACTGCTGCAGATGTATCTTTTGGGTCGGATAGAAATGCATCAGAACGCGGTGCAGTGCAGTTTGTTATGGTGAACGCTCTATGCCCAGCTGACTCTTTAAGGAAGATAACACCCCCAGtcgcaaaaaaagaaagacaacgTAGTTCCCTGATGGCTTGAGGAGCCCATACAGGAGTTTTAGGCGTTTTACTAGGCCTCCAAATTCCCCAGAATCCAATCGCGCATCGGTGTGACGTGCTGAACAAACAAGTCCGATCCACGGCTCAACCTTACACTGCAAAaggagaactaaaaataagtagaattttcttgaaattaatgtatttgctcttgatttgtgcaggtaaataagattatttgccaatggaaatagtatttttaaccctaaaataattagatatactgcacttgaaataagatgatagagatgagttgttcctattttaagtgcaaaaatctcattccatcggcaaatagtcttatttacctgctcaaatcaagaaaaaatactctaatttcaagaaaaattttcttatttttagttctattttcgGAGTGTACAAGATCTGCTGCTAGCATGTTGGCGCCATATAGCACAGTCAATAGTACTCATATATCTGTGGAGATTTCTTACTAATTGACTCTTCTGTattataattaaacaaaataaacctaTCTGACTGTATCAGACTCAATTGTAGTAAATGATTTGGACTGAACTGAATATCTGAAACGATTTGAATCtaataaaacacaatgtaaGATAAGACAGAGTTGGATATGAATTTGacctgttctttatttaaagccATATCCTATAAATTGTTTCACAGCTAAAAGCCCCGGCCAGCCCATCCACATCGTTTATGTTCCATCACATCTCTACCACATGCTGTTTGAACTCTTCAAGGTACAGCAACAAACCCACCTTTATATCCAAGCGCATGCTGCTCACATCccctaagtgttttttttttttttgtgtgtgtgttcagtttCTCATCCTTCTTCCTCTTTCAGAACGCCATGCGAGCCACCGTAGAGACGCACGAGACGAGCCCGACGTTGCCCCCGATCAAAGTCCGCGTCTCGCTGGGCATCGAGGACCTCACTATCAAGGTAAGGGAACACGCCCTTGTTTTGAAAAGCGGCGCTGCTCAAAACAAGGTTATTTATAACGCCAAAGATGGCGCCGACCGTAAAAACGTTTCACGCCTCTGTCGATTAGATGTCGGACAAAGGTGGCGGAGTCCCCTTGAGGAAGATCGAGCGCCTCTTCAGCTACATGTACACCACGGCTCCGAGTCCCGTCCATGTGGACATGTCGAGAAACGCTCCTCTGGTAAGATTAGATGTGCCGCTCTGgcttagaaatatttcattCAGATCCTAATCGTAGGGCGCGcgcctgtcagcctactgtgtaaaaaaaaaaaaaagccacaagtGTCATAAACAATAATAGTtaacaaagtttgtgaaatcTGCTTTAGTGTAGCTCAGAATAAAAGTACATACATCCACCGTAGTTTGAAGACAGCTGATTACACAGTCGGGCAGTTTAAGCTGTGATCAGATGAGAGAGCGAGGAGTTGTTGTGTTGCAAAACCTCTAAGTTTAGTTTATAAATGTCATGTTGGGGTGCTCCAGCTTACTCACTACAGGCCACATCCTAaagatttttaccttttttttccgTCTGCCTCCTGCTTTCAGGCTGGCTTTGGTTACGGCCTGCCCATCTCTCGCCTTTATGCCAAGTATTTCCAGGGAGACCTGCAGCTCTACTCCATGGAGGGCTACGGCACTTCGGCTGTCATATATTTGAAGGTGAGATCAGAGCCTTTTGTTGctcagtgttttttcttttctttcccttttgcaAGAATGAGCCTGAGGAACAGACTTCATTCAAACTAGCAGAGCACAGTACGTTTTGAGAACTTTACCGCATGGCATAACGTTGCAACTTCAcagtattttattgtgatttaatgtaGTTGGGAAGTTGAAGGGAAAGAGATCATGGttatcaaatttatttttgaaaatgtaacatttgaaaagtgtgacagaccccctttactctgacacccatCCAAAGAAATCCACTGCAGCCAAAAGCCAATTTTAGCGGTCAGCTAAATAGTAAAATAGGGTGTATTTGTGTGTGAttttaatctcagcataaacGCAGGCCTcacaggtttgttggagaacatcagagaacaaagTAAGGTTAGGTTGCCCAGTGCTCCGTCCATCACTGGAAAAGTGAAAACAACATGGAGCTGCTGCAAACCATCGAAGCTGAAAGGCAGAGCAAAGAGAGTTTTAATCACAAAACCTGCCTAGAGGCTCAGCATCACTCTGGAGGAGccgcagagatccacagctcaggtgggagaacccGCTAATATGACAGCAGGTACTCGTGGACTCCACATATCTGGGGTGTATGCGTATAGAGTATCAAACTGAAAGTCCCGGAGGCAGAAGCCACGTAGAAGACACCGCAGGGAAAAGACGAGACCAGGATGAAACTTTTTACCCGACGTGCAAAATGCTAGGCGTGGTGAAAAACAAACACTCTGATCACCCCCTCCCCCGGCGGTGAAACACGATGGTGGCAGCATGGTGCTGTGGAATACTTTTCCTCAGCAGCAACGGGAAGACTGTGTTTAcactgacattaaatcaaacgCTAGTGGACTATTTATGCTTATATTGAgtggtatcagagtaaaagaagGATGAATAAAATAAGCAgcccacacctttcagattttgatATGTAACAAATGTTAAAATCCATGCATCTCTTATGATCTACTTTGTACAGCTCTATTGTGCACACACTCAAATATCCAATAAAGTACTTTACGGTTTGTGGCTGCAATGTGACAAAGGGCTGTTGGTACCTTTGTGAAGCACCAGATTGTCCAAATAGAGTAATAGATGGATATCTAATAATAAGCTGGTTTAATTGGGAAGCAACCAGGATGTAAATGTTTGATAAGTCTTACGTGAAATGGAAGATCCGGAGagtaattattttctttctctgaaattCCAGGCCATGTCCTCGGAGTCGGTGGAGAGGCTTCCCGTTTTCAACAAGTCGGCCCTGCGGCACTACCAGGCCAGCATAGAGGCAGACGACTGGTGCATGCCCAGCAAGGAGCCAAAGAAGCTGGGCAAGTACGAGCGCACCCAGTGATGGCGGACCGAAAGGAGAAAACGCAAGAGACTCTGAAACAGTTTGAATGAACGCGTCAGGCAGGAAAACGTAGAGAGCCCTGAGAGGAGCGGAAGCTGTCGGCACGTTTGCTGAACCTTGATCTGTTGGTGAAATCTGGGATCTTCTCTCAGACAAGaacgttttgattttttttttttttttttagaaacctgTGTTGAGGAATTagcttttaaagaaaatgataaatgcaaaaACGTATTTCCAAGCAGCATCTACACAGCCCGACCTgacaaaacctcacgccaccaCGTTTTAAGTTTGTCTGTGCTGCTGACGGAAGGCGGAGGGGGGAAGAAAGCTCCACCTTCACTCACTCATGCAAACACTATGGACATTTAGGAGAATATGTACAGAGCTGATCCCCCTGTAATGCTCCGGACCTGCCGCCTCACCCACCCATCCTCCAGACGTTTTGCTCTCAATGTCAGTAGGAAGAAAGCTCAGCAAGAACGTCACTCCTTTAACATTTCTCTAACGCTTTTATGACTAGGGTGCATGTGTGAAAACGACTGAgctgtaatctttttttttttttttttttttttttaactggagaCTGATCCTCAGTTCCTAACTAAGGTGTTTGTGTCCATGGCTGGGAAAGCCCAGCCCAAACCAGCCGGCGTGGGATTACTCAGGTTGAGCGCAGCCACACAGCGGGAGCAAAGTCTGCTCACGACCCCTCAGCATTGCTTAATTCGCACAACTTAAAGCATTTGTAACAACACACAGGCAATAAACCGTTTCTATTTTTAGCACGAAAAGCGAGGTGTAAACaaaattgggattttttttttttttttagctataaaACGTTGTTCTAACTTACTGTAGCATCGAATACACACGTGCTGGATGTAGCTGCCAGGTTTGCTTTGGTGTCTGAACCAAAGCAAACCTTTGTCAgtattccttaaaaaaaaaaaaaaaaaagaactgccgAAACGTTCTCATCAGATTTCAGCATCTAGCTGTTTCACTGTTTCTGCTATCACCCAGGTGTGTTGTAATGAAACGTGTGCTCCGTCATTTAGTTTCGCCTCTTAAAATGGAACGCAATGCAAAGGATACAGAAGACGGGTCCTAATGCTCACTTCTCGTTCTTTTTATGTTAGTGACGCGTCGTTCtgtaaaaaaaggttaaaacacACTTGACACACTGGGATGGGACAGCATCCATTacaggtctaaaaaaaaaaaaaggacaattgtgcttaataaatgttGCCAAATACATGTTTTCTAGAGAATTTCCGCAACAGCAGCCACTCTGcacatctaataataataatatagctCTGTGATAAAAGGGGTCTTGGTGCTAATTTGGCTGTTAGCAATCGCTCGTAGAAAACGTTACGGTGCCTTACCAGCTGTTGTTTTGCCCCTGAAGTAAGATGGAGCAGATGTTTCAGTAACAAAAACCACTAAAAAGGTCTGCCGTAAAAATCTTCTCTCTTCCATCCATTTGGAGTCGGGTTTTTTGGAAAGGACCAACACAAGGTAGCGCATGATCGTGACGTGGAAGGAAGAGACTGCTCAGCTCGGTGGGACGGGATGGAGAGTGTGGACGGCAGTTTTGATGTCTTGGCACAGATGTGCGCTTGGATTTAGGTGCTTTGACTGGAACATGCTAACACAGGAATATGCTCTGATTTGAGTCAGTCTGTTGCAGTTCTGACTGTGTGTTTAGTGCTTCTGGTGGGTTTTCCTCCAGCCCAATCTTTAGTCTTTTCCAGCATTTGCCAGTTTTCTTCCCAGGTGTGCTTTGCgtttagctccatccgtctgtccagcttttctgcctctgctgaagaaaacccTCCAGTGCCACCCTGCCACCACCACATTTTACAGTAAAGGCTGTGCggtgttatttaatttttattttgaacacttTGTGTCGTTTAAAATGGCCAAAAAGTTAGCTTTTCCACGTGTTTTCCACAGTGCCCATGTGCAAAGAGAACTTCACTTTACCTTCTTTGAACCCTGACTTTCTGCATGCATAACTAATAGTTGCCCTGTAAACAGATTCCCCTAAaatgagctgtggatctctgcagctcctccagagctaccgaTAGCCTCTCGggctgcttctctggttaaCGCTCTCCTCGTTGGGCCTGTCCGTTTAGGTAGACGGCAACATCGCACTTATTTCCTTTCTCCGATGATGGGTCTCAACCAAACCCCACTTTAAACTTTTCACAACTTTCTCCCCTGAgccgtctgctgtgttccttggcctTCATGACGCTGTTCTTGCTGTAATTTTCTATAACTAACCTTTTAGGGGTATCTGTTTTCCTTCCACCCATGGTTATGCTCTCCTTTGTTTTGATCGGTCctataaaatcccaaaaaaatacatagtttTTATGCCAGATTCCTATATTTCATTCTGTAATGACCTTACAACTCCTAATCTTCTCCGAAAGCGgggttgtttatttaaatagctttattttaaaagtttggagTCGTATTAGTGGACATGTTCAATGATTCATTACAGAAAACCGCCCTTCTGCCCTGTTATATAACACACTGTTAGCCGTCACATTATCTTTCACTGACaggaccacacacacacacacacacacacacacacacacacacacacacacacacacacacacacacacacacacagactttgTTGCCTTCGACTAAGACTAAGAAGCTCTATTGATCTAACAGATAACGGCCTCGCTCGCTCTCTGGGATAACATTCCTGGTCCCGGTCGTCTAGCAGTCACGTTTAGTGGCTTTACTTTTTCCGTTCATGCCTGCGCTTCATTTAAAGCTAAATAGTATTACTTCCTTGGTTGTGCAATGTTCAGTTTTTACCACGATGACTTAAAGGCCAAGTTGTTACCACTAAGCTCGGCGTGTGGTTCATCACAAAACGGACCAGTGATTGTTTGGAGTAAAGAAAATctcgtgtttttgttttttttttgtcattttttttttccttcttctttttaagTTTTCAAAATGGTTTTTAAGCCTAACCATTTCCACCACCTGACATCGTGTCGACATGTGATCTCAGAAGTGTTTgcatgaaacataaaaaaaaaaaaatctggtttcacTCGAGAAGAATTTAAGCAATAAAAGTGTTTCTGACGTGTAAACACCGCTGTGTGCCTCTGCTCTCTGTAATGACTCTGCTAATCTGTTGtctccctcctccccctccccccctctcttGTTTTTGGAAACTTCGCTGGGCTTGTCAGCTGCCACAGCAGACACAGTCCAGTGGCTTTTCGTGGCCGGCTGCCAGCAGGAGCCGGGAACAGGCTGTTCTGCTCTCTTCTGACAGCTTCATTAGCGTGAATGGTGATGCAGGGCTTAGTTTTTGTCACCTTTCGATTTGCCTGTTTCTGATGATGAAGCATTAAATAAGAAAAGTACCCGCAAAGAAGTCACTTTGGTACGCGTCTCCGCTGGATTGTGCCAGAAGTTTGCATAAATCGCAGACGGGAACGTCGTACCCGTTCTGGGATTTTAACGGAGCATCTGAATTGTTCCTTTCCCACactgaagaacaaaaaacatgttttcttgtttgttttataaatcCATCTatacaaactttgtttttgctggGGGACTCTCCAGTGGCCATTGGATGATAGAGGCGGAGCACAGCGTGGACAGTCACCTGTCCATCACAGAGCGACACAGACACACTGGACAAACAACCACGCACACACCTATATTTAAAGGTTATTTAGAGAACCGATTAACCTAATaatcatgtttctggactgtggtaGAACCCGGGAAGAGCCCACGcactgggagaacatgcaaactccacgcagaaagaCCCTAGGcaaggatttgaacccaggaccttcttgctgcaaaacCTAGTCGTTCTTTTAAATTTCTAAATAGGCTGGAGGTCAAACAGATTCCAGCTGATCATTGCTCCGTTAGAAGACCCATTTCAGGTTCTGCTGAAGAATTTGGAGGAAGTCCTCCTTCATTATTCCAACCATTGTGTGCATTGCGCCAGTTCTTCTAGCAGCAAAACAATCCCTCACCATGATGATACAGTTAATGGTTGAATATTCTTACGTCGCAAAGCCTCACTCTGACTCCTCAACGCGTACTTCTCCCCAAATGCCATCAGCACCGGCGCCCCTCAGGGGTGTCTTCTCTCCCCACTGTTCTTTGTACACGGACAGCTCCTGAAGTTTTTCGGACCCCGCAGCTGTTATTGGTTTAATCCACGACGGAGATTAATCCGTGTCCAGACGGGAGGTGGATTGACCGGCCCACCATCGTTCAGTCGGTCCTGTGTTCGTCCAACACTGTGTGGACAGAGGACAGAGCCAGACTGCCACCAACAATTAGGTCTGCGTGGAGGATCATCAGCGCTGACctctccatccaggacttgtactTGTCAGGGGTAAAAACGAAGGGCAACTTTCATATGCGCAGACCCCACAAATCCTGCGCACAAACCATTTAGCCTTATAACGCTCGATTCACACTTCAacaacggaactaaaaataagtcacattttcttgaacttagtgtatttatttgtccttgatttgagcaggtaaataggattatctcCCAATGCAATTtgtatttttacccctgaaataagataattagacgtcctgcacttgaaataagatgatggatatgagttgttcctattttaagtgcaaaaatcttattccattggcaaaacattttatttgtgtgctcaaatcaaggacaaatgcactcagtttaagaaaattcaacttacttttagtttcgtttttgcagtgcaccgtGGACATCCAGTACCTTCCAGATGTTTGAGCGTTCCTGGTTCCTGGGTTGTTTCACAACCAGTTTTCTTTCATCTGAGAGGGACACTATAGACTATAGACCAGATTAGGCattaaaatccacaataaatccAAAATTGTGCACCTAATTCTTGTTTTCCCCTTAATTTCCTTCAAGTTGTACAATTCTTCtaccctacactgcaaaaacggagctaaaaataagtaaaatgttcttaaaatgtgtgtatttttccttgatttgagcaggtaaacaagatgatctgccaatggaataagatatttgcacttaaaataggaacaattcatctccatcatcctttTTCAAGTggagtatatctaattatcttattttagggatcaaaatactcattccattggcagataatcttatttacctgctcaaatctaggacaaaaacactaattttaagaacattttacttattt is part of the Fundulus heteroclitus isolate FHET01 chromosome 13, MU-UCD_Fhet_4.1, whole genome shotgun sequence genome and harbors:
- the pdk4 gene encoding pyruvate dehydrogenase kinase, isozyme 4 (The RefSeq protein has 2 substitutions compared to this genomic sequence), giving the protein MRFAQFLLKNGSLAGTPRQVERFSKFSPSPLSMKQFLDFGSANACEKTSFVFLRQELPVRLANIMKEIDYLPDKLLGTPSVKLLTSWYSRSLMELVDFLEKDPDDKDVLKNFTQILVNIRNRHNNVVPTMAQGVLEFKEAFGVDPVTNQNVQYFLDRFYMSRISTRMLMNQHTLIFDGSVNPAHPKHIGSIDPSCDVVEVVKDAYETSKMLCEQYYLTSPDMEIKEVNSKSPGQPIHIVYVPSHLYHMLFELFKNAMRATVETHETSPTLPPIKVRVSLGIEDLTIKMSDKGGGVPLRKIERLFSYMYTTAPSPVHVDMSRNAPLAGFGYGLPISRLYAKYFQGDLQLYSMEGYGTSAVIYLKAMSSESVERLPVFNKSALRHYQASIEADDWCMPSKEPKKLGKYERTQ